A genomic region of Psychrobacter sp. M13 contains the following coding sequences:
- a CDS encoding entericidin A/B family lipoprotein: MKKVIIASLTAMFVLTGCNTFKGFGQDVSSAGDAVTGTASEVQKKI; this comes from the coding sequence ATGAAAAAAGTAATCATCGCATCTTTGACCGCTATGTTTGTATTGACTGGTTGCAACACTTTTAAAGGCTTTGGCCAAGACGTATCAAGCGCTGGTGATGCTGTTACCGGTACTGCATCAGAAGTTCAGAAAAAAATCTAA